In the genome of Chiloscyllium plagiosum isolate BGI_BamShark_2017 chromosome 22, ASM401019v2, whole genome shotgun sequence, one region contains:
- the LOC122561304 gene encoding zinc finger protein Gfi-1b-like isoform X1, translated as MLLVFFAESLLTGCQMEECPSATVSELIIASEMAEAARQPDTYSLPLEPTPAQGEEGHRAATAVDKQPEALPVPQGNQAPVEGLVVVGSSASEPMTVCDNGTLLPDVWEEAGTPGSSRVNESPTQSPEQMKVKENMDLLETAQVLSEIAGLPLDENDRPEAEEQAEPLTERPERHLLVLSTVARESLELQVPQEAMLELPNGIKMYGKDLAAITELLHPTQVLLQTGPRKFTLATADTVISSGSLLFTVSQETNQEEPLAKSQDPEVEAEGKLYKCYLCSLTFNRRGNYVRHKKIHMVNTEEDARYKCPHCDRQFIQHCDLRRHAHIHTGTQPHKCDVCRKGFLRASDLVVHKRFHTKDRPFQCSQCQKSFFQSGDLRRHIRNIHMTNARMLSCGHCRKKYTKEATLLHHIQTVHQDVLLQTLQDQGQHSSEVNLSGIGNTADTESPLHTYGPEDVEASSASSALPVKAERNEETSLAEVSATACDTERGQLLVPTITDNTREQTGAFLGCSGTVPNLVLIDMEITGTTEETASPLGGQRE; from the exons TTGCCAGATGGAAGAGTGCCCATCAGCGACAGTGAGTGAGCTGATAATTGCCAGTGAGATGGCAGAGGCTGCAAGACAACCAGACACCTACAGCCTCCCACTGGAACCAACTCCGGCCCAGGGAGAGGAAGGTCACCGAGCTGCCACTGCAGTGGATAAGCAGCCAGAGGCACTCCCTGTGCCACAAGGCAACCAGGCCCCTGTGGAGGGGCTGGTTGTGGTTGGCAGCTCAGCCTCTGAGCCAATGACTGTTTGCGACAATGGCACCCTGCTGCCGGATGTTTGGGAGGAGGCTGGGACTCCAGGAAGCAGCCGGGTTAACGAATCACCGACTCAGAGCCCAGAGCAGATGAAAGTGAAAG AGAACATGGACCTTCTGGAGACAGCGCAGGTACTGAGTGAGATTGCAGGCCTCCCCCTGGATGAGAATGACCGGCCTGAAGCCGAGGAGCAGGCTGAACCCCTGACTGAGAGGCCTGAGCGTCACCTCTTAGTCTTGTCGACCGTGGCCCGCGAGAGCCTGGAGCTTCAGGTGCCCCAGGAGGCAATGCTGGAGCTCCCCAATGGCATCAAAATGTACGGAAAGGACCTCGCAGCGATCACTGAACTTCTACACCCGACTCAG GTGCTCCTCCAGACGGGACCACGGAAGTTCACCTTAGCAACAGCTGACACTGTGATCTCATCTGGCTCTTTGCTCTTCACCGTATCGCAGGAGACAAACCAAGAGGAACCACTGGCAAAGTCACAAG ATCCAGAAGTGGAAGCGGAAGGGAAATTGTACAAGTGCTACCTCTGCAGTTTGACCTTTAATCGCCGTGGCAACTATGTCCGACATAAGAAAATCCACATGGTTAACACTGAG GAAGATGCCAGATACAAGTGCCCACACTGTGATCGCCAGTTCATCCAGCACTGTGACCTGCGGAGACATGCTCACATTCACACAGGGACACAGCCCCACAAGTGTGACGTATGCAGGAAAGGCTTTCTCAGAGCCAG TGATCTGGTGGTCCACAAGAGATTCCACACCAAAGATCGTCCGTTCCAGTGCAGCCAGTGCCAGAAATCCTTCTTCCAGTCCG GTGACCTGCGCCGTCACATTAGAAACATCCACATGACCAATGCCCGAATGCTGAGCTGTGGCCATTGCAGGAAGAAGTACACCAAGgaagcaacactccttcatcacaTTCAGACAGTACATCAGGATGTGCTGCTACAGACCCTGCAGGACCAGGGCCAACACAGCAG TGAGGTTAATCTATCAGGGATTGGAAATACAGCTGACACTGAAAGTCCCCTTCACACGTACGGGCCTGAGGATGTGGAGGCAAGCTCTGCCAGTTCAG CATTACCAGTCAAGGCAGAAAGGAATGAAGAGACCTCATTGGCAGAGGTATCAGCTACAGCATGTGACACGGAGAGGGGTCAACTCCTGGTACCCACAATCACAGACAACACAAGGGAGCAAACTGGGGCTTTTCTTGGGTGCAGTGGAACAGTACCCAACCTTGTGCTGATAGATATGGAAATCACAGGAACCACGGAGGAGACAGCAAGTCCCCTGGGGGGGCAGAGAGAGTGA
- the LOC122561304 gene encoding zinc finger protein interacting with ribonucleoprotein K-like isoform X2 encodes MLLVFFAESLLTGCQMEECPSATVSELIIASEMAEAARQPDTYSLPLEPTPAQGEEGHRAATAVDKQPEALPVPQGNQAPVEGLVVVGSSASEPMTVCDNGTLLPDVWEEAGTPGSSRVNESPTQSPEQMKVKENMDLLETAQVLSEIAGLPLDENDRPEAEEQAEPLTERPERHLLVLSTVARESLELQVPQEAMLELPNGIKMYGKDLAAITELLHPTQVLLQTGPRKFTLATADTVISSGSLLFTVSQETNQEEPLAKSQDPEVEAEGKLYKCYLCSLTFNRRGNYVRHKKIHMVNTEEDARYKCPHCDRQFIQHCDLRRHAHIHTGTQPHKCDVCRKGFLRASDLVVHKRFHTKDRPFQCSQCQKSFFQSGDLRRHIRNIHMTNARMLSCGHCRKKYTKEATLLHHIQTVHQDVLLQTLQDQGQHSSITSQGRKE; translated from the exons TTGCCAGATGGAAGAGTGCCCATCAGCGACAGTGAGTGAGCTGATAATTGCCAGTGAGATGGCAGAGGCTGCAAGACAACCAGACACCTACAGCCTCCCACTGGAACCAACTCCGGCCCAGGGAGAGGAAGGTCACCGAGCTGCCACTGCAGTGGATAAGCAGCCAGAGGCACTCCCTGTGCCACAAGGCAACCAGGCCCCTGTGGAGGGGCTGGTTGTGGTTGGCAGCTCAGCCTCTGAGCCAATGACTGTTTGCGACAATGGCACCCTGCTGCCGGATGTTTGGGAGGAGGCTGGGACTCCAGGAAGCAGCCGGGTTAACGAATCACCGACTCAGAGCCCAGAGCAGATGAAAGTGAAAG AGAACATGGACCTTCTGGAGACAGCGCAGGTACTGAGTGAGATTGCAGGCCTCCCCCTGGATGAGAATGACCGGCCTGAAGCCGAGGAGCAGGCTGAACCCCTGACTGAGAGGCCTGAGCGTCACCTCTTAGTCTTGTCGACCGTGGCCCGCGAGAGCCTGGAGCTTCAGGTGCCCCAGGAGGCAATGCTGGAGCTCCCCAATGGCATCAAAATGTACGGAAAGGACCTCGCAGCGATCACTGAACTTCTACACCCGACTCAG GTGCTCCTCCAGACGGGACCACGGAAGTTCACCTTAGCAACAGCTGACACTGTGATCTCATCTGGCTCTTTGCTCTTCACCGTATCGCAGGAGACAAACCAAGAGGAACCACTGGCAAAGTCACAAG ATCCAGAAGTGGAAGCGGAAGGGAAATTGTACAAGTGCTACCTCTGCAGTTTGACCTTTAATCGCCGTGGCAACTATGTCCGACATAAGAAAATCCACATGGTTAACACTGAG GAAGATGCCAGATACAAGTGCCCACACTGTGATCGCCAGTTCATCCAGCACTGTGACCTGCGGAGACATGCTCACATTCACACAGGGACACAGCCCCACAAGTGTGACGTATGCAGGAAAGGCTTTCTCAGAGCCAG TGATCTGGTGGTCCACAAGAGATTCCACACCAAAGATCGTCCGTTCCAGTGCAGCCAGTGCCAGAAATCCTTCTTCCAGTCCG GTGACCTGCGCCGTCACATTAGAAACATCCACATGACCAATGCCCGAATGCTGAGCTGTGGCCATTGCAGGAAGAAGTACACCAAGgaagcaacactccttcatcacaTTCAGACAGTACATCAGGATGTGCTGCTACAGACCCTGCAGGACCAGGGCCAACACAGCAG CATTACCAGTCAAGGCAGAAAGGAATGA